AACAATCATTATGAAGGATCTGCACCCAAAACGATTGACCGGTTAATGAATTGCTATGGAAGCATACAGGAGAGATGAATTGTTTCATCGTCGAAACAACCCACAGAGTAAACTAAAATCAGGATTGCCGACATGATAGAAATGATAGATATTGGCATACAAGAAGCCATCGCTTATCGCATAGAAGGCAAGATCACAGAAGACGAAATGAAAACGGTTCTTGCTGTTTTCAGAGAAAAAATCAAGAAGAATGAGAAACTGATAATTTATCAGGAAGTGGTAAGTATCGGCGGCGTAGAGTTCGATGCAATGATAGAAAAATTAAAGTTCTTTCTTGCATTTGGACTTTCCCATTTTAGAAAGATTGCCGTTGTTACACATAAAAAATGGATTCATAAACTTGTGAATCTGGAGGCTAAATTTTTCAAAGGCATAGAAATGAGGGGATTCCCAAAGGAAGAAAAGGATCAAGCCATTGAGTTTTTGAAAAGGTGATTTTTGAATTTTTTATGGGGCTCGTACTCTCGCGCCAACCTTTATTAAAGGTGCTCCATGACTACAATCTGGTTGAAGGTCGAGTGTGGGTATTGTTTCTTGCCTGGATAACTGTTGCCCCTTGGCTCTTTTACATCATTCAAAATCCGGTCTAATCGGGATAGCCCTCCCACTGCATCCGGCAGTTGAAGCTTGCAGGGAAAAGCAGGTGAGATAGCTACTAAACTATTTATTTCATTGTTTTTTTGATAAAGGTAATTATATGAAAAAAGTGTATTTTGCTGGTCCTCTTCAAAATTAAAGAAAGAGAGGAGATGGCTGAAATTGCAGAAGCTTTAAAAAAAGGATTAAATGTATTCCTCCCGCATAGAGATGGTTTTGAGTTTGCCCTCCTTTATGATGTCTTTCTTGATTTCGGTTATTCAGAGAGTGAGGCTAATAAAATCCTGAATAAGGCGATTTTCACGTTGGATGTTTTTTGATCGGCTCTCATCGCATGTGCATCAAACCCCAAAGAAGCGGTCTGTCAGAATTTAATTAACTTATTTAAGGGGTAAATATCTGATCAACGACAAAATTATTATACTATTGGCAACTGTCATCATAGAATTTTCCTGTACATTCCTTGACTTCGATCTTAATCACACCCGTGGCTGCAAGCATATTCGAGGGGAATTCTTTTCCAGTAACATAAGGAAAACCATTGTCGCTTACTGTTGCCAGATGTCC
This window of the uncultured Desulfobacter sp. genome carries:
- a CDS encoding STAS/SEC14 domain-containing protein, which encodes MIEMIDIGIQEAIAYRIEGKITEDEMKTVLAVFREKIKKNEKLIIYQEVVSIGGVEFDAMIEKLKFFLAFGLSHFRKIAVVTHKKWIHKLVNLEAKFFKGIEMRGFPKEEKDQAIEFLKR
- a CDS encoding pyridoxamine 5'-phosphate oxidase family protein, with translation MKANQLTTDQINALLAEAQVGHLATVSDNGFPYVTGKEFPSNMLAATGVIKIEVKECTGKFYDDSCQ